Proteins encoded in a region of the Streptomyces sp. NBC_01298 genome:
- a CDS encoding LLM class flavin-dependent oxidoreductase, giving the protein MTLRLSTVILPLTRWHEGGRDRWQRAEQLGFHTAYTYDHLSWRTFRDGPWFGALPTLTAAATATERLRLGTLVTSPNFRHPVTLAKDLMSLDDISGGRITLGIGAGGNGFDATALGQEAWTPRERADRFAEFVPLLDRLLTEDSVTHRGTHYSADEARNIPGCVQRPRLPFAVAATGPRGMKLAARHGQAWVTTGDPKLFEAGTQEQSAEAIRGQIQRLGKACADIGRDVDELDKILLTGFTPEPGRPLESLDAFVDFAGIHRDLGITEIVVHWPIPDSDFATDPGVFEEIATEALAQLG; this is encoded by the coding sequence ATGACCCTGCGCCTGAGCACCGTGATCCTTCCCCTCACCCGCTGGCACGAGGGAGGCCGTGACCGCTGGCAGCGGGCCGAACAGCTGGGCTTCCACACCGCGTACACCTACGACCACCTGTCCTGGCGAACCTTCCGGGACGGTCCGTGGTTCGGCGCGCTGCCCACGCTCACTGCCGCCGCGACGGCCACGGAGCGCCTGCGCCTGGGCACGCTCGTCACCTCGCCGAACTTCCGGCACCCCGTGACGCTCGCCAAGGATCTGATGTCCCTGGACGACATCTCGGGCGGCCGGATCACACTCGGCATCGGGGCCGGCGGCAACGGCTTCGACGCCACCGCCCTCGGCCAGGAGGCGTGGACCCCGCGCGAGCGCGCCGACCGCTTCGCAGAGTTCGTGCCCCTGCTGGACCGCCTCCTCACCGAGGACTCCGTAACGCACCGGGGCACGCACTACTCCGCCGACGAGGCCCGCAACATCCCCGGCTGTGTCCAGCGCCCCCGGCTGCCCTTCGCGGTGGCCGCCACCGGGCCGCGCGGCATGAAGCTCGCCGCCCGGCACGGCCAGGCATGGGTGACCACCGGCGATCCGAAGCTGTTCGAGGCAGGCACTCAGGAGCAGTCGGCGGAGGCCATCCGCGGCCAGATCCAGCGGCTCGGCAAGGCCTGCGCGGACATCGGCCGGGACGTGGACGAGCTGGACAAGATCCTCCTCACCGGCTTCACGCCGGAGCCGGGCCGCCCCCTGGAATCCCTCGACGCCTTCGTGGACTTCGCGGGCATCCACCGGGACCTGGGCATCACCGAGATCGTCGTCCACTGGCCGATCCCCGACTCGGACTTCGCCACCGACCCCGGCGTCTTCGAGGAGATCGCCACCGAGGCGCTCGCCCAGCTGGGCTGA